A single region of the Maniola jurtina chromosome 6, ilManJurt1.1, whole genome shotgun sequence genome encodes:
- the LOC123866154 gene encoding uncharacterized protein LOC123866154 yields MHSLQELAEYDEVLNPLPPLISINLRAKLDAEKVSIEDVTHTAHHKKRSIQHHEAKEDQSILKSRPRPLHDLEIIWCPSVLDFEIDDVEILYRLRIWNPCPRSIYLHCCGFWDETCRLGAYWRCYPRTRFLLAPGLPVDIYIKATPRDYSPIPHATIALQLAAAHKRDNVVGYFAVPIRVTFLKYLPPSPRGE; encoded by the exons ATGCACTCGCTACAAGAGCTCGCAGAATATGATGAAGTTTTAAATCCACTGCCGCCTTTGATATCAATTAATTTACGAGCAAAACTAGACGCTGAGAAG GTTTCTATTGAAGACGTTACGCATACTGCACATCATAAGAAAAGGTCAATTCAACATCATGAGGCTAAAGAAGACCAAAGTATATTGAAGAGCCGACCGAGACCTCTACATGATCTGGAAATTATATGGTGCCCCAGTGTCCTTGATTTTGAAATTGACGATGTGGAAATTCTTTATAGATTAAG gATATGGAATCCATGTCCACGCTCAATTTATCTCCACTGTTGCGGATTCTGGGATGAGACGTGCCGCCTGGGAGCATATTGGCGTTGCTACCCCCGCACCAGGTTCCTGTTAGCGCCAGGCCTCCCCGTTGATATCTACATCAAGGCTACACCTCGGGACTACAGCCCGATACCACATGCAACGATAGCACTGCAATTAGCCGCCGCACATAAAAGGGATAACGTTGTTGGCTATTTTGCTGTACCCATACGAGTTACGTTTTTGAAATACTTACCACCTTCTCCTCGGGGAGAATAA